The following proteins are co-located in the Dyadobacter chenwenxiniae genome:
- a CDS encoding T9SS type B sorting domain-containing protein, whose amino-acid sequence MRLTLLSLFSILTFFSKTLQAQGLCDRGGGGFTIDKTEGCAPFTVRVTNTVPNPILVNYDPAYDGKSLNIQPGPVFTYSLPGIYTILQQGALSSGQFYACKTVQVFETRVITPQYSSCGGGKIFLSLTDNAILKAYDEAKIEWGDGQTQIWKKGSPLVIEHSYADVTSSPTVLVTGLYVGKGCAEGRATSLPITFQQAQLNDIAIKSIEMRGDGTLRINYQGLSGVYTDINYSTNNGTYATAGRRSSGGLQPFDIKSLATNQVYQVKLASEDLCSGKNDSRVYSSMTLSGRSEDGQNILTWSKYPDATDFTSYDLLRDGTIIKTFASINDITYTDEDVQCGSFSEYQVVAKIKDVTSTSAPVGVKAEIASPKPIKDAAVSVDGDRAVIIKASVPGAGPNSTYDLTIEKAEAGATLFKKIITLFNESEYSDPDVKTNELSYCYRISYTNSCGQKVPASQPICTILLKKNLTTLNWTTELPILGGVSSYDVIQAGSSTAEVEIPVQMNSNYTIKVNAQSDLEYNFQVRANSAPGGFVSLSNIINYKRSAGVFVPHAFSPNGDGYNDILEAKSTQLQSFNFSVMNRWGEVVFHSKDIATGWDGTINGENAPVGSYVYKMTFVDDINQTVEKSGTFMLLR is encoded by the coding sequence ATGAGATTAACACTACTATCCCTTTTCTCTATTTTAACTTTTTTCAGCAAAACACTTCAAGCGCAGGGACTCTGCGACCGCGGGGGAGGCGGTTTCACAATTGATAAAACAGAAGGTTGTGCGCCTTTTACTGTAAGGGTAACTAATACCGTCCCGAATCCAATTTTGGTGAACTATGATCCCGCTTACGACGGGAAATCTCTCAACATCCAACCCGGACCCGTTTTCACATACTCTCTTCCTGGAATATATACAATTTTGCAGCAAGGTGCGTTGTCCTCAGGGCAATTTTACGCTTGTAAAACTGTCCAGGTGTTTGAGACTCGGGTTATTACGCCCCAGTATTCATCATGCGGTGGCGGAAAGATCTTTCTGAGTTTGACAGACAATGCGATATTAAAAGCCTACGATGAAGCCAAAATTGAGTGGGGAGATGGACAAACCCAGATATGGAAAAAAGGCAGCCCACTGGTCATTGAGCACAGTTATGCGGATGTTACTTCCAGCCCTACGGTGCTTGTAACGGGTTTATATGTGGGAAAAGGATGCGCGGAAGGCCGTGCAACGTCTTTGCCTATCACGTTTCAACAAGCCCAGCTGAATGACATTGCAATAAAATCGATTGAAATGAGGGGCGATGGTACGCTCAGGATCAATTATCAGGGTTTAAGTGGCGTTTATACGGATATTAATTATAGCACCAATAACGGAACCTATGCAACTGCCGGAAGAAGATCGTCGGGTGGATTACAGCCGTTTGACATAAAAAGCCTGGCTACGAACCAAGTATATCAAGTCAAGCTGGCATCCGAAGATTTGTGCTCAGGCAAAAATGACAGTCGGGTTTACAGCAGTATGACGCTATCCGGTAGATCCGAAGACGGACAAAATATCCTTACCTGGAGTAAATATCCGGATGCGACTGATTTTACCTCTTATGATCTTCTGCGTGATGGGACTATTATTAAAACCTTTGCGTCTATTAACGACATTACCTATACAGATGAGGATGTGCAGTGCGGCAGCTTTTCGGAATACCAGGTGGTTGCAAAGATCAAGGACGTAACTTCAACATCTGCTCCGGTTGGTGTAAAGGCTGAAATTGCTTCGCCTAAGCCCATTAAAGATGCAGCAGTTTCTGTTGATGGCGATCGTGCTGTGATTATTAAAGCAAGTGTTCCGGGCGCCGGGCCAAACAGTACATACGACCTTACTATTGAAAAGGCAGAGGCCGGGGCAACATTGTTCAAGAAAATAATTACACTCTTTAACGAGAGTGAGTATTCAGATCCAGACGTCAAGACAAATGAGTTATCTTATTGTTATAGGATCAGTTACACCAATTCTTGCGGTCAGAAAGTCCCGGCATCACAGCCGATTTGCACGATTCTGTTAAAAAAGAATCTGACCACGCTCAATTGGACGACTGAATTGCCAATCCTTGGTGGCGTTTCCAGTTACGATGTTATTCAAGCTGGTTCGAGTACTGCGGAGGTGGAGATTCCGGTCCAAATGAATTCAAATTATACCATTAAGGTAAATGCACAAAGTGATCTGGAATATAACTTTCAGGTTCGGGCGAATTCTGCTCCCGGCGGATTTGTGAGCTTGTCCAATATCATCAACTACAAAAGAAGTGCAGGTGTTTTTGTTCCTCACGCTTTCAGTCCCAATGGCGATGGTTACAATGATATTCTGGAAGCAAAATCGACTCAGCTTCAATCCTTTAACTTCTCGGTAATGAACCGCTGGGGTGAAGTTGTTTTCCATTCCAAAGACATTGCAACAGGCTGGGACGGGACCATAAACGGGGAAAATGCACCGGTTGGATCTTACGTTTACAAAATGACTTTCGTGGACGATATCAATCAAACTGTTGAAAAAAGTGGTACATTTATGCTTTTACGATAG
- a CDS encoding T9SS type B sorting domain-containing protein — MSSKNFCENLIDSPVVSSMVVKEGAVSLDEIISVSWEHYPNTDNLLQYQLKRDGVVIFSSLDQLSYLDTDVKCGTTYQYEIVAIIENDVRSYSTPFSIAPKSAAPETITTASVTVKDEKTITTQVALSGEGLTSSYDLIVERATLGSQDFQQISQPDNQSLLFDDVDVNTSENAYCYRFTYENACNLRSPAFSNPVCSILLQNRVTDVHWNADSPFTAGVASYNLIQMNDAGTVQDEIPKQLATSHMLDIESQSAFSFQVKAQSNDGNMESYSNVLSLRRNPIVLIPDAFTPNGDAHNERFEVKAYFVSTFSMSVFTRWGEVVFQTENSAESWDGNIKNEKAPGGYYLYKIEIKDATGQQISKNGSFLLIR; from the coding sequence TTGTCGTCTAAGAACTTTTGTGAAAATCTGATTGATAGCCCGGTGGTGAGCAGCATGGTTGTTAAGGAGGGTGCTGTATCGCTGGATGAGATTATTTCCGTTTCCTGGGAACATTATCCCAACACAGATAACCTTTTGCAGTATCAATTGAAGCGCGACGGGGTTGTTATTTTTAGCTCATTGGATCAGTTATCATATTTGGATACGGATGTGAAATGCGGGACCACGTATCAATATGAGATCGTCGCGATCATTGAGAACGATGTACGTTCCTACTCTACGCCGTTCAGCATTGCTCCGAAAAGTGCAGCGCCCGAGACGATTACAACTGCCAGCGTGACGGTTAAGGACGAAAAAACCATTACAACCCAGGTTGCTTTAAGCGGAGAAGGTCTAACCAGCAGTTACGACCTGATCGTTGAGCGGGCAACATTGGGAAGTCAGGATTTCCAGCAGATTTCGCAGCCGGATAACCAGAGTTTGCTGTTTGATGATGTGGATGTGAACACTTCCGAAAATGCTTATTGTTATCGCTTTACCTATGAAAATGCGTGTAATCTGAGATCTCCGGCATTTAGTAATCCAGTTTGTTCAATCCTTTTGCAAAATCGGGTTACGGATGTCCATTGGAATGCCGATTCTCCTTTTACGGCTGGTGTTGCTTCCTATAATTTAATTCAAATGAATGATGCTGGAACGGTTCAGGACGAAATTCCCAAGCAGTTAGCAACCAGCCATATGCTCGATATCGAATCGCAGTCGGCATTTTCATTTCAGGTGAAAGCGCAGTCTAACGATGGCAATATGGAGAGTTATTCCAATGTTTTATCCTTACGAAGAAATCCGATTGTCCTCATCCCGGATGCGTTTACGCCCAATGGAGATGCTCATAATGAGCGCTTTGAAGTGAAAGCATATTTTGTTTCAACATTCAGTATGTCGGTTTTCACGCGCTGGGGCGAAGTGGTTTTTCAGACGGAAAACAGTGCGGAGAGTTGGGATGGGAACATTAAAAATGAGAAAGCGCCAGGCGGTTATTATTTGTATAAAATTGAGATAAAAGATGCTACGGGTCAGCAAATTTCCAAAAATGGGAGTTTTTTATTAATCCGATAG
- a CDS encoding PKD domain-containing protein yields MKINLLILFLLCAFLFVDRNVFGQSFCGNTGKFLVTPSEGCAPLTVNITNQMVNAENVTYAYDFNKNSTSPPEEKDRSFELSHVYDLPGTYTILQYGSIKDVAGFSLCKDVIVKENRAPKAELMTCNNGRARLTIISDSISLAYNAIEINWGDGSSQSVSIKNNGALFYDHQYATGGTFPAITVQGKYATGICTQGLKTTLTKETAPQSLAKIRIRSVEMLPSGDAKILYDGMEGRLQRKFGLIKGTASLLQRAREANPMALRQRPLRALTRNKFTVSSCRLRTFVKI; encoded by the coding sequence ATGAAGATTAATCTACTGATATTGTTTCTGTTATGCGCATTTTTGTTTGTTGATAGAAATGTTTTCGGACAAAGCTTCTGCGGAAACACCGGCAAATTTCTGGTAACTCCATCCGAAGGCTGTGCACCACTGACAGTGAACATTACCAATCAGATGGTAAATGCGGAAAATGTCACTTATGCCTACGATTTTAATAAAAACAGCACATCGCCGCCAGAAGAGAAAGACCGGTCTTTTGAGCTTTCACATGTTTATGATCTACCCGGAACCTATACCATTTTGCAATATGGGAGTATAAAGGACGTTGCCGGGTTCAGCCTTTGCAAAGATGTTATTGTTAAGGAAAACCGGGCCCCAAAGGCTGAATTGATGACTTGCAACAATGGCCGCGCAAGGCTTACGATTATTAGTGACAGCATATCGCTGGCTTATAATGCAATCGAAATTAACTGGGGCGACGGGTCCAGTCAATCAGTTAGCATTAAAAATAACGGTGCACTTTTTTATGATCATCAATACGCGACGGGCGGGACTTTTCCTGCAATAACGGTTCAGGGCAAATATGCTACCGGCATCTGCACGCAAGGCTTGAAAACCACATTAACCAAAGAAACAGCGCCGCAGTCGCTCGCGAAAATTAGGATACGAAGTGTCGAAATGCTTCCTTCCGGTGACGCAAAAATCCTTTATGATGGAATGGAGGGGAGATTGCAACGGAAATTTGGATTGATAAAGGGGACGGCCAGTTTGTTACAACGGGCAAGGGAGGCCAATCCGATGGCGCTCAGGCAGCGACCATTACGGGCCTTAACCCGCAACAAATTTACCGTTTCAAGTTGTCGTCTAAGAACTTTTGTGAAAATCTGA
- a CDS encoding bifunctional 3,4-dihydroxy-2-butanone-4-phosphate synthase/GTP cyclohydrolase II: MNNNSIPIVLDSIDEAIEAIKRGEMIIVVDDEDRENEGDFICAAELITPEIVNFMAREGRGLICVPITEERCSELNLEMMVGTNTALHETAFTVSVDLLGHGCTTGISASDRSKTIKALVDADTLPEDLGRPGHIFPLKAKKGGVLRRTGHTEAAIDFPRLAGLAPAGVLVEILNEDGSMARLPQLREIANRFNLKLVSIKDLIEYRLQKESLIKREIGVDMPTKWGHFDLIAYRQINTGDLHLALVKGTWEKDEPILVRVHSSCVTGDIFGSCRCDCGPQLHAAMEMVDKAGKGVIVYMNQEGRGIGLLNKLRAYKLQEMGRDTVEANLELGFPMDDRDYGVGAQILRDLEVTKIRLITNNPKKRAGLIGYGLEIVDSVTVEIPSNPHNEKYLLTKRDKMGHNLSNLTMPVNKG; encoded by the coding sequence ATGAATAATAATAGCATTCCAATAGTTCTGGATTCCATAGATGAGGCCATAGAAGCTATAAAAAGAGGGGAAATGATCATTGTCGTAGATGACGAAGATCGTGAAAATGAAGGCGACTTTATATGTGCAGCCGAGCTCATTACCCCGGAAATTGTCAATTTTATGGCCCGTGAAGGCCGGGGATTGATCTGCGTCCCGATCACCGAAGAACGCTGTTCGGAACTGAACCTCGAAATGATGGTGGGCACAAACACGGCGCTTCATGAAACAGCATTCACCGTTTCGGTTGACTTGCTGGGTCATGGCTGTACGACGGGGATTTCGGCGAGCGACCGTTCCAAGACTATAAAAGCACTTGTTGACGCGGATACGCTACCCGAAGATTTGGGACGCCCGGGTCACATTTTTCCATTGAAAGCAAAAAAAGGCGGCGTTTTGAGAAGAACGGGCCATACAGAAGCCGCCATCGATTTTCCGAGATTGGCTGGATTAGCACCCGCAGGCGTTTTGGTGGAGATTTTAAATGAAGACGGCTCGATGGCCAGACTTCCGCAATTGCGTGAAATCGCTAACCGATTTAACCTTAAACTGGTTAGTATCAAAGACCTGATCGAATACAGACTTCAAAAAGAATCTCTAATAAAGCGCGAAATCGGCGTGGATATGCCGACTAAATGGGGCCATTTCGACCTGATTGCTTATCGTCAGATTAATACGGGTGATTTGCACCTGGCATTAGTGAAAGGAACGTGGGAAAAAGACGAGCCTATCCTCGTTCGCGTACACTCGTCCTGCGTTACCGGTGATATTTTCGGCTCATGCCGCTGCGATTGTGGTCCCCAGTTGCATGCTGCGATGGAAATGGTGGACAAGGCAGGCAAAGGCGTGATCGTTTATATGAACCAGGAAGGACGCGGAATTGGCCTTTTGAATAAACTGAGAGCATATAAGTTACAAGAAATGGGCCGGGATACCGTTGAAGCGAATCTGGAACTTGGTTTCCCGATGGACGACCGCGATTATGGCGTTGGCGCTCAGATCCTCCGCGACCTTGAAGTGACGAAGATCCGCCTCATTACCAATAACCCTAAAAAACGTGCAGGATTGATTGGTTATGGCCTTGAAATCGTGGATTCAGTGACTGTTGAGATTCCTTCTAACCCACATAATGAGAAATATCTTTTGACCAAAAGAGATAAAATGGGTCATAATTTGAGCAACCTAACCATGCCCGTCAATAAAGGATGA
- a CDS encoding GNAT family N-acetyltransferase: protein MTNVQIVETESDMLKCRRAVQALRPQLGDDLYLDAVKKTLADNRQIIFIEENDEAASVAVFETGYNLFRGSYIYIDDLSTLPEQRGKGLAGILIDWILDYAKKNDYAQVHLDSGVSEARTDAHRLYLNKRFQVASLHFVANI from the coding sequence ATGACAAATGTTCAAATTGTAGAAACTGAAAGCGACATGCTGAAATGCCGCCGGGCCGTTCAGGCCTTGCGTCCTCAGTTGGGAGATGACCTTTATCTGGATGCGGTAAAAAAGACGCTTGCAGACAACAGGCAGATTATATTTATCGAAGAAAATGATGAAGCTGCCTCTGTTGCAGTTTTTGAAACCGGATACAACCTTTTTAGGGGAAGTTATATTTATATTGACGATCTTTCCACATTACCAGAACAACGCGGCAAAGGCTTGGCAGGCATTCTGATCGACTGGATACTGGACTATGCGAAGAAAAATGATTACGCGCAGGTTCATTTGGACTCCGGAGTATCTGAGGCACGTACCGATGCGCACAGGCTATATCTGAACAAGCGATTCCAGGTCGCGAGCTTGCATTTTGTTGCTAATATCTGA
- a CDS encoding bifunctional heptose 7-phosphate kinase/heptose 1-phosphate adenyltransferase, giving the protein MNINQVFEAFDTLRVLVIGDVMLDSYVWGKVERISPEAPVPVVNVQTREYRLGGAGNVLLNVQSLGAEAIICSVIGTDSSGDLLENSLKDKGLNCEGLIRSESRITTIKERIIAGSQQVVRIDTETDKPVSKSETAQLIAKAKELIPSCNVIIFEDYDKGVLTPHSISEITAFANEHNVPTVVDPKKRNFLAYNNTTLFKPNLKELREGLKIEFNVDNPEELRGAVRHLKEALNVKGALITLSERGVIIDFQDEVHKLPAHIRQIADVSGAGDTVISIAACCVALGLPPKTIAAVSNLGGGLVCELVGVVPIDKELLKTEALNLVIAPTY; this is encoded by the coding sequence ATGAATATTAATCAGGTTTTTGAAGCGTTCGACACATTGCGTGTACTGGTTATCGGGGATGTAATGCTGGACTCATATGTCTGGGGAAAAGTGGAAAGAATCTCGCCGGAAGCCCCGGTCCCGGTGGTTAATGTTCAAACGCGCGAGTATCGTCTGGGCGGTGCCGGCAATGTGCTTTTGAATGTACAATCGCTCGGCGCAGAGGCTATTATATGTTCCGTTATCGGAACGGACAGCTCAGGAGATCTGCTCGAAAACAGCTTGAAAGACAAAGGGTTAAATTGTGAAGGACTAATCCGCAGCGAAAGCCGTATAACAACCATTAAGGAACGAATTATCGCTGGTTCTCAGCAAGTTGTCCGCATTGATACGGAAACGGATAAACCTGTTTCAAAAAGTGAGACCGCGCAGCTGATCGCGAAAGCGAAGGAGCTGATCCCTAGCTGTAATGTGATTATTTTTGAAGATTATGACAAAGGCGTGCTCACTCCCCACTCCATCTCTGAGATCACTGCATTTGCCAATGAACACAATGTTCCAACCGTTGTCGATCCAAAGAAACGGAACTTCTTAGCTTACAATAACACGACATTGTTCAAGCCGAACCTGAAAGAATTGCGGGAGGGTTTGAAAATTGAATTCAATGTGGATAACCCCGAAGAACTTCGCGGCGCAGTCCGGCATTTGAAAGAAGCTTTGAATGTCAAAGGCGCCTTGATCACACTTTCGGAACGTGGGGTTATCATTGATTTTCAGGACGAGGTTCACAAACTACCTGCGCATATCAGGCAAATAGCAGATGTTTCCGGCGCCGGGGATACGGTGATCAGCATTGCGGCTTGCTGCGTGGCACTGGGTTTGCCGCCCAAAACGATTGCAGCTGTTTCCAATCTGGGTGGAGGTTTGGTTTGCGAACTTGTTGGCGTAGTGCCTATCGATAAAGAGCTGTTAAAAACCGAAGCGCTCAACCTGGTCATCGCACCAACTTACTAA
- a CDS encoding polysaccharide deacetylase family protein produces MKTTLLFLFILLSNVAMAQTAETYAEKLGYPKGKKVLIIHVDDVGMSYESNQGAIKAIRNGVANSLSVMMPCGWVPGFVNYWKENRDLDAGLHLTMTSEWKDYRWGPLAGKPNVKGLVDPEGAMWRSVADVIKNASADEVEMEVRAQLDRARAMGFEPTHMDSHMGTLFAKDEFLERYLKVGMQEKIPVMFPGGHNTSIQADERMSAERFQMTQTIGKQLWDAGLPVLDDLENTSYGWKGPENGDKSEKALQKYKTEKYIHAIKVLKPGLTMVIMHCTIHSDVFPHISESWPTREGDYLAMIDPELKKYIEKEGIILTTWREAMERRQKVK; encoded by the coding sequence ATGAAAACGACATTACTTTTTTTATTCATTTTGTTATCCAATGTTGCCATGGCGCAAACTGCTGAAACATACGCTGAAAAACTGGGTTACCCGAAGGGGAAAAAAGTGCTGATTATTCATGTAGATGATGTCGGTATGTCGTATGAGTCTAATCAGGGTGCAATAAAGGCGATCAGGAATGGTGTCGCCAATTCGCTGAGCGTTATGATGCCTTGCGGGTGGGTGCCGGGTTTTGTGAATTATTGGAAGGAAAATAGAGATCTTGACGCCGGCCTTCACCTTACCATGACATCGGAATGGAAGGATTATCGCTGGGGACCGCTTGCTGGCAAGCCTAATGTAAAGGGGCTCGTTGATCCCGAAGGTGCTATGTGGCGAAGTGTAGCGGACGTTATTAAAAATGCATCTGCCGACGAGGTAGAAATGGAAGTCCGCGCGCAGCTGGATCGGGCACGCGCAATGGGTTTCGAGCCTACCCATATGGATTCACACATGGGAACGCTCTTCGCAAAAGATGAGTTTCTGGAACGTTATCTCAAAGTGGGCATGCAGGAAAAAATCCCGGTCATGTTTCCTGGCGGGCATAACACGTCAATCCAGGCCGACGAAAGAATGAGCGCTGAGCGCTTTCAGATGACGCAAACCATTGGAAAACAACTATGGGATGCCGGGCTTCCGGTTCTGGACGATCTGGAAAATACAAGTTATGGCTGGAAAGGCCCTGAAAATGGCGACAAATCAGAAAAGGCACTTCAAAAATATAAAACAGAAAAATACATTCATGCCATAAAAGTGCTCAAACCGGGCCTGACGATGGTCATTATGCATTGCACAATCCATTCCGATGTATTTCCGCACATCTCAGAATCCTGGCCGACGCGTGAAGGAGATTACCTGGCCATGATAGATCCTGAATTGAAAAAATACATTGAAAAAGAGGGCATTATCCTTACCACCTGGCGTGAAGCAATGGAGCGGCGGCAGAAAGTGAAATGA
- a CDS encoding response regulator: protein MNKTTYTKEFNELWKKESELKSRWGNIIFCVAYLVGYPATSILYFLRNDPGFQEVLAAELVLSGIIVFLLILHFYGKLSAQKTSFYTNLALVPVHAYILAEVPHASYDRASLNMTLGLMFAFFVLRWPLHYSIILTLCVLFIFPPALYYRHPDYLYHFFSQGGLFFFLGQILFPFMMYFHESRNKHEFFYLFSLAEQNDLLEKQKQIAEDATLAKSEFLSTMSHEIRTPLNGIVGIVHLLEENKSRSEEEMELIETLKFSSIHLMAVVNDILDFNKINSNHVKLHPVTFDIEDLFKNLYNSFLPRAREKGLELAADLSPNLPQLRGDQVRLSQVITNLIHNAIKFTDSGYVRFSVKELERTSNGIIKLEFAVSDTGIGISEDQQSNVFEIFTQVRSLVKRQDGGTGLGLAISRELVRLFGGELTLNSKLGEGSVFSFQIALPYSATVQNPVMTGKILTPALSKSSKVLVVDDNATNLIFATSLLKRKSIPYDLASDGKQAVEKYFSDQFDLIFMDLRMPVMDGFEATRLIRERDQQIPIVALTASAFQDERERALASGFSDYLVKPFLPPDFYKIVYAHIGIED, encoded by the coding sequence TTGAATAAAACTACCTATACTAAGGAGTTCAACGAACTATGGAAAAAAGAGAGTGAGTTGAAGTCGCGGTGGGGCAACATTATATTTTGTGTTGCTTATTTGGTTGGTTACCCGGCTACGTCCATTCTCTATTTTCTGCGTAATGATCCCGGATTTCAGGAAGTTTTAGCCGCAGAACTCGTCCTAAGCGGAATTATTGTCTTTTTGCTTATTCTTCATTTTTACGGCAAGCTCAGCGCCCAGAAAACATCATTCTATACAAACCTGGCATTGGTACCGGTGCATGCATATATCCTGGCCGAAGTGCCGCATGCCTCGTACGACCGCGCCAGCCTGAACATGACGCTGGGTTTAATGTTTGCGTTTTTTGTGCTCCGGTGGCCACTGCATTACAGCATTATCCTGACACTATGCGTCCTGTTCATATTTCCGCCGGCATTATATTATCGTCATCCCGATTATCTGTATCATTTTTTCAGTCAGGGAGGGTTGTTCTTTTTTCTTGGGCAAATTTTGTTTCCCTTCATGATGTATTTTCATGAGAGCCGGAACAAGCACGAATTTTTCTATCTGTTTTCACTGGCCGAGCAAAATGATCTGCTGGAAAAGCAAAAGCAAATTGCGGAAGATGCAACATTGGCAAAGTCAGAATTCCTGTCTACGATGAGCCACGAGATCAGAACGCCGCTCAATGGCATCGTGGGCATTGTACATCTTTTGGAAGAGAATAAATCACGCAGTGAAGAGGAAATGGAGCTGATCGAAACGCTGAAATTCTCTTCAATACATTTAATGGCGGTTGTGAATGACATTTTGGACTTTAATAAAATTAATTCCAACCATGTCAAGCTTCATCCTGTCACGTTCGACATCGAAGATCTTTTCAAAAACCTTTACAACAGTTTCCTGCCAAGAGCGCGGGAAAAAGGGCTTGAACTGGCTGCTGATCTTTCGCCCAATCTTCCACAGCTCCGCGGTGACCAGGTTCGGCTGAGCCAGGTGATCACAAATCTAATTCATAACGCCATTAAATTTACTGATTCCGGCTACGTCCGGTTTTCGGTAAAAGAACTGGAGCGTACCAGCAACGGGATCATTAAGCTGGAATTTGCGGTTTCTGATACGGGAATTGGTATTTCGGAGGATCAGCAGTCCAATGTTTTTGAAATATTTACACAGGTGAGGAGCCTGGTCAAAAGGCAGGATGGCGGAACGGGGCTGGGTTTGGCCATTTCAAGGGAATTGGTCCGGTTGTTTGGTGGCGAACTTACGCTTAACAGCAAGCTTGGGGAAGGATCTGTATTTTCATTTCAAATTGCGCTTCCCTATTCCGCTACCGTACAAAATCCTGTGATGACTGGGAAGATCTTGACGCCAGCTTTAAGCAAAAGCTCCAAAGTGCTGGTCGTGGATGACAATGCTACGAATCTGATTTTTGCGACCAGTCTTTTAAAGAGAAAAAGCATACCCTACGATCTTGCGTCAGATGGGAAGCAAGCCGTAGAAAAATACTTTTCGGATCAGTTTGACCTTATTTTTATGGATTTGCGAATGCCTGTCATGGATGGTTTTGAAGCCACTCGTTTGATCCGCGAGCGCGACCAGCAAATCCCTATTGTGGCACTTACGGCTTCCGCATTTCAGGACGAGCGCGAACGTGCGTTAGCCAGCGGTTTCAGTGATTACCTGGTAAAACCCTTCCTGCCACCTGATTTCTACAAAATTGTGTATGCACACATCGGGATTGAGGACTAG
- the lpdA gene encoding dihydrolipoyl dehydrogenase, giving the protein MAQAYDVIVIGSGPGGYPAAIRASQLGLKVAIVEKESLGGICLNWGCIPTKALLKSAQVFEYIKHAKEYGINVGESAADFGAVIQRSRGVADTMSKGVSFLMKKNKIDVLMGTGKVKGQKTVAVTDKDGKTTDYTAGKGVIIATGARARELPNIKIDGQKVVEYRKAMSLEKQPASMLVVGSGAIGMEFAYVYASMGTKVTVVEFLPNLVPVEDEDISKEIAKQYKKLGIETYVNSTVETVDTSGNGCKVSVKTPDGQKSFEVDIVLSAAGIVANLENIGLEETGIKTDKGKITVNEWYETSVPGFYAIGDCTPGPALAHVATAEGIICAEKIAGHKTEALDYGNIPGCTYCQPEIASVGFTEKKAKEAGYDIKVGKFPFKASGKAVGAGVTDGFVKVIFDAKYGEFLGAHMIGANVTEMIAEVVVARKLETTSHEIMRAIHPHPTMSEALKGATEAAYGEAIDL; this is encoded by the coding sequence ATGGCTCAAGCATATGATGTGATAGTAATTGGCAGCGGCCCGGGAGGTTATCCCGCAGCCATTCGTGCTTCCCAATTAGGACTTAAAGTAGCAATTGTTGAAAAGGAAAGTTTAGGTGGAATATGCCTTAACTGGGGGTGCATTCCTACCAAAGCGCTTTTGAAAAGTGCGCAGGTTTTTGAATACATTAAGCATGCAAAAGAATACGGAATTAATGTTGGTGAGTCTGCTGCGGATTTTGGTGCAGTGATCCAGCGTAGCCGCGGCGTTGCAGATACCATGAGCAAAGGCGTGTCTTTCCTGATGAAAAAGAACAAGATCGACGTCCTCATGGGAACCGGCAAGGTTAAAGGCCAGAAGACAGTTGCAGTTACAGACAAAGACGGCAAAACAACGGATTACACAGCGGGTAAAGGTGTTATCATCGCAACCGGCGCGCGTGCACGTGAGTTACCGAATATCAAGATCGACGGTCAGAAAGTTGTTGAATACCGCAAAGCAATGAGCCTTGAAAAGCAGCCGGCATCCATGCTGGTGGTTGGATCGGGTGCGATTGGAATGGAATTCGCTTACGTATATGCTTCTATGGGCACGAAGGTGACAGTGGTTGAATTCCTGCCAAACCTTGTGCCGGTAGAAGACGAGGATATTTCAAAAGAAATTGCCAAGCAATACAAAAAACTGGGCATTGAAACTTATGTAAATTCAACTGTTGAGACCGTAGACACTTCCGGAAACGGTTGTAAAGTTTCTGTGAAAACGCCGGATGGTCAGAAATCATTTGAGGTAGATATAGTGCTTTCTGCTGCTGGAATCGTTGCTAACCTTGAAAACATTGGTCTGGAAGAAACTGGTATCAAAACAGATAAAGGCAAAATCACTGTAAACGAATGGTATGAAACCAGCGTTCCAGGATTTTACGCGATCGGAGACTGCACCCCTGGCCCTGCTTTGGCACACGTTGCTACGGCTGAGGGGATTATTTGTGCAGAGAAAATTGCAGGACATAAAACAGAGGCTTTGGATTACGGAAACATTCCGGGATGTACTTACTGCCAACCTGAAATTGCATCTGTTGGATTTACAGAAAAGAAAGCAAAAGAAGCCGGATATGATATTAAAGTGGGTAAATTCCCCTTCAAAGCGTCAGGAAAGGCAGTTGGCGCTGGTGTTACCGACGGTTTTGTAAAAGTAATCTTTGACGCAAAATACGGTGAGTTCCTGGGAGCCCACATGATTGGTGCAAACGTTACGGAAATGATCGCCGAGGTGGTTGTGGCCCGCAAATTGGAAACGACATCTCACGAGATCATGCGCGCGATCCATCCACACCCAACCATGTCCGAAGCATTAAAAGGTGCAACAGAAGCAGCTTACGGTGAAGCAATCGATCTGTAA